CTGCGGGGAACGATTCAGATTAGCGGTGCTAAGAACAGTGCCGTTGCATTAATACCTGCTGCAATTCTAGCAGAAACAGCAGTAACTTTGGACAATCTGCCGCATCTTAGTGATGTAGCTACATATACAGAGATTCTAACGGATTTAGGAGCTTCCATTGATTGGAACGAAGATCGAATGACGATTGATCCTTCTCGTATGAGATCGATACCAATGCCCAATGGAAAGGTTAAAAAGCTTCGAGCTTCCTATTATTTGATGGGTGCTTTATTAGGTAGATTCGGAGAAGCGACGATTGGTCTGCCTGGCGGCTGTAATTTTGAGCCAAGACCGATTGATTTGCATATCAAAGGCTTTGAAGCGCTTGGCGCTGTAATCAGTAACGAGAATGGTGCATTGCGAATTCGTGCCAAAGAGCTTCGCGGCGCGAAGATTTATTTGGATATGGCAAGTGTGGGAGCTACGATTAATATTATGCTGGCGGCCTCTCGGGCCAAAGGTTCTACCATTATAGAAAATGCGGCGAAAGAGCCTGAAATCATAGATGTAGCAACTCTGTTGAATTCCATGGGCGCCAGAATTAAAGGTGCAGGTACGGAGACGATCCGGATTGAAGGCGTATCCGAGATGCATGGCTGCCGGCATTCGATTATTCCCGACCGTATACAAGCGGGTACTTATATGATAGCAGCCGCGGCAACGCGCGGAGATGTGACGGTTGACAATGTGATACCGAAGCATATGGAAGCTCTGACTGCGAAACTGCAGGAGATGGGCGTTCACATTTACGAAATGGATGAGTCCATACGGGTTGTCGGACAGCCGGAGTACCAAAGCGTTGACGTAAAGGCGCTTGTCTACCCTGGGTTTGCAACCGATCTTCAATCTCCGATGGCCAGTCTGTTGTCTCAGGCTCGAGGAGTCAGTATTTTAACGGATCATGTCTATAGCAACCGATTTAAACATATTCCTGAGCTGGTGCGAATGGGAGCCAAGATGAAAGTGGAAGGAAGATCCGCAATTATCGAAGGATCACAGTTAAGCTCCGCTAAGGTGAAAGCTACGGATCTGCGCGCCGGCGCGTCGCTTGTGATTGCTGGCTTAAGTGTTCTTACCGGCGGTGTTACTGAAATTTCAGGAGTCGAATTTATAGATCGAGGATACGAAAATCTCGTTTTCAACCTGTCTTCGCTGGGCGCGGAGGTTTGGCGGGAGACTGAGGAATAAATATCCATAAGCTAGGCAATGCTAGCTACTATGTTTCTTGTATACATAGTCAAATTTAATAGTTTGGTGGTTGAATGTAATGAGTATGCCTCTTGCTGAGCTTGAAGCATTAAAGCTAACTGATCTGTATAAGCTAGCAAAAAAAATTTCAGATCCCCTATTACGGGCAGCTTAAGAAAAAAGAACTCATATTTGCAATCTTACGGGCTCAAGCTGCAGAGAGCGGATTGATGTTTATGCAAGGTGTCCTTGAGATTCTGCAGGAAGGCTTCGGTTTCTTGAGACCGATTAACTATCTCCCGAGCTCAGAGGATATCTATATATCGGCTTCTCAAATTCGTAAGTTCGACTTGAGATCTGGAGATGTCGTATCAGGAAAGTGTAGACCGCCTAAGGAAAATGAGAGGTATTTCGGACTTCTGCAAGTAGAAGCGGTGAATGGTGAGAAGCCGGAGACAGCTTCGGAGCGCCTCCACTTCCCGGCACTAACTCCTCTCTATCCACAAACGCGGGTTATTCTAGAAACGACCCCTAACAAGCTTTCAACTCGTATCATGGATATGCTCGCTCCTGTCGGACTCGGACAGCGCGGTTTGATCGTTGCCCCCCCAAAAGCAGGGAAAACGCTGCTGCTCAAAGAAATCGCCAACAGTATCTCCACGAATTATCCCGATATTGAATTGTTTGTGCTTCTCATTGATGAACGCCCGGAAGAAGTGACGGATATGCAGCGCTCTGTTAAAGGAGAGGTTGTGGCTTCTACATTTGATGAGCTTCCTGAAAATCATATTAAGGTAGCTGAGCTTGTAATGGAACGGGCTATGCGTCTGGTTGAACATAAAAAAGATGTGGTCATTTTATTGGATAGCATCACACGCCTAGCGAGGGCGTACAACCTGGTGGTACCTCCTACAGGAAGGACTCTTTCTGGCGGTATCGATCCTGGAGCGTTTCATCGTCCCAAGCGATTCTTCGGCGCGGCCCGTAATATTGAAGAGGGCGGCAGCTTGACGATTCTAGCTACGGCACTAGTGGAAACAGGCTCACGGATGGACGATGTGATTTATGAAGAGTTTAAAGGAACAGGTAATTTGGAGCTTCATTTGGATAGAAAAATGGCAGAACGCCGCATATTCCCAGCTATTGATATTCGCCGTTCAGGCACTCGCCGCGAAGAAGCTCTTCTCGGAAAAGAAGAATTGGAGAAAATTTGGGCTCTCCGCAAAGGTATGAACGACTCGCACGAATATACGGAAGCTTTTATTAAAAAGCTGGGTGACACCAAGACGAATCAAGAGTTTCTGGATTCGCTCGCTTCTCCTTCCTCCCAATCGGGGGCCGGCAGCGGCAAAGGGAAAGTCAAGAATTCGGCATCATAACGAAAGCAAGTCGTATACGATAAGCGAGCTTTTGCTAGAAGCCTCTAAGGAGTACCGTCATGAATTTGGTTTATGCAGACGCGCAGGGACAGGTGTACGATCATCCTGAATACTTTGCGCTCGGTCGAAATGCAGAAATGATCACAGAAATCATGGAGGATGAACTGATTCCTCTTCCTGAAGGAGCAACGTTAGTCAGTCTTCCTTTTACCCGGCCTGTAGGCATCGATGCCGAGACAGGGGAGATGAAGCTGGTAGAAGGCGAATACCATGCGGTTGGGGCGCTGTTGCCACAAGGATTTACTAGACTTTTACTTCCAGGCTATATCAAAACGGATAAAACAAAGGCGCTGCCTTTATTCGGTTATACAGCAGTTGTGTGGAAAGACGAAGGCTTTTATGTAGCCGCCCGTCAAAGCGATAACCCGTATTTTTGGAATCCGGTCCATTGTGACCCGGACGAGCTTGAAGTGCAAGTGAAACGCTTGGTGGATAAATATCCGGAAAATCGTTTGTACGAGCATCTTTCGAACTGTGCGCTCGGCTACGAATGTCTAACCGCATCCAATACGTTCTTGCAGCGCTGGGAGGGAGCAGTTCCCGTCTCGTATTCTTGCAACGCAGGCTGCTTTGGCTGTATCTCGGAGCAGCCGGATGACAGCGGCTTCCCTGCTCCGCAAACCCGAATGAACTTTAAGCCGAAGGTGGAAGAGATCGTTCAGATCATGCTGGAGCATCTGCGTACTCCAGAGAGCATTATCAGCTTCGGTCAAGGTTGTGAGGGAGAGCCGAGCACGCAGGCTGCTCTAATTATAGAAGCCATTAAGCAGGTCCGTGAGCAGACGCAGATGGGATATATCAATATCAATACGAATGCCGGACTGACCGACCATATCCGCGGCATCGTGGACGCAGGCTTGAATCTCATGAGAGTGAGTACAATCAGTGCGCTCGATGATCACTATAATGCGTACTACAAGCCAAGAGCGTACACGCTGAAGAGTGTGGAAAAGTCACTTCGTTATGCTAGTGATAAGGGAGTCATTACTTCCATTAACTATCTGGTATTTCCAGGAGTGACGGACCGCGAAGAAGAAATTGAAGCAATGATCGAATTTGTTCGAAGAACAGGACTAAAGCTTATCCAGCTGAGAAATCTGAACATTGATCCTGAAAGCTACTTGAACCTGATTCCGAAGGCTCAAGGTGAGCTGCTTGGCATGAAGCAGATGATCGAAATTTTCGAGGAGGAATTGCCGGATGTGGTCATTGGTTCCTATACACATACACCGCAATTTTATTCGAAAGGTAAAGCTCTGTCAGGCATCTTGTAGCCACAGATTTGCCAGTTGCAATTCGCGTTATCAGCGTGATATAATCACCATCGTGTGAACATATAACTCTGTTTCAGCAAATGATTCAGGGCGGAAAGAGGTGAACAAGCATGAAAGAGGCGATCCATCCTACTTATCATGTAACCACAGTGACTTGCGCATGTGGTAATGTATTTGAGACAGGCTCCATCAAGCAAAATCTCCGCGTTGAGATTTGCTCGAACTGCCATCCGTTCTTCACTGGTAAACAGAAGTTTATCGATGCAGGCGGCCGTGTCGACAAATTCAAAAAGAAATACGGCATCTAATTGGCATCAATTGTACTGGCGCCAATCGGCATAAGACAACCTCCCTTGTGGTCATCCTAAGCTTAGGCTTAGAGAGCCAAGGGAGGTGTTTTTATGTCTAGCAGATGCCTAACATGGATGAAAGCGGGCGCAGCCTCAATGCTGATTGCTGCATGTGTGACAGGGTGCGGAAATACAAGCGCTGGTGAGGACAAGTATAAAACGCAATCTTACCCGCAGGATGGACTAATGGGCTTGACCAGTGTCAACCCGAACAATCCCTTAACCCTACGTATCATCATTACGCTGACGATACGGAATTGATGAAAGCAGTTCTAGCTCAATTTCCAAACATAGAAAGCTCCAGCATTACCCACAATGGACCAATTGCTAAAGTGAAAATCAAAACCAAGCAGGCCTGACGGCACCGCAAGTAGAGGAACTTCGTTCTCAAATTCAAATGGCTTTGTCTACGAATATGCCGAGGTATAACGTTGTTGTTCAAATGAACAAGTAATGGCACATTTTCCCCTCGGGTTGCTATTTAAGAATCAATCAGCTATACTTAGTTTTACCGTGCTAGACGGGGAGGTAGCGGTGCCCTGTAGCTCGCAATCCGCTGTAGCGGGGTTGAATCCCTGTTAGAGGTACTGTGATGTGGGGTCTGGCTCTTGCACGTGGTGTTGAGAGTCGGGTCCTTCGCAATGAATGCTCGTGAACCCGGTCAGGTCCGGAAGGAAGCAGCCGTAAGCGAGATGTTTCATGTGCCGAAGGGTTGCCTAACTTGAGCTAACGACAAGAGTTCGCTCATATCATTTTATCAATAACAGGTGCACGGTATACTTTCTTAGCAAATTATGTTGAACTTAATGGAAAACGCCTTACAGGCGTTTTCTTTTTTTGTCTATAGAAGGAAAATTATTCAAGGAGGGAGAATCAGTATATCAAAGGAAAGATTGTAAACGTTTACGATTAGGGGTGTTGCATATTGTCCAAGCCAAATTCTCAACATTATCAAGTATCCGTAGATGAAGTGCACAAACTATTGAATGAGTCCTTACGCGTCAATATGCTCATGGCAGATGAGAATGAGCGAATCATTCTAGCAAGCGGTCACTTACTCACATATACCGGATACTCCGCGGAGGAACTTACGTCTCATTTCACGTTCAGTCAGTTGTTTAAAGTGAAGGGCTCACTTAGAGAACTGTATACAACTCACTTTGAACAGCCGGGGGACGCGAAGGATTGGCCTCAAGGAGTTATGTTGGGGAAAAATGGCGAAAAGACACCATATCAGTTTTCCATTCTAAGGCTCATACAGGATGGGGAACTCGTGTATCTGGTAACTTTTAAGAATTACATAGAAAGGCCGCAGTTAAGCTTGCTTCAAAAATTTGCCGATAGGTTCTTGCAGGATGTTAACTTAGGGGTTCTGTTAATCAGTATGGATTTCAAGCTTGTTGATATTAGTGATATGGCCTGCAGAATTCTTGGCTTCGAGAGAGAGCATATCCTCAACAAGTCGCTGGACGAAGTATTTGTCACAGTGCCGAGCGAGCATCGACTGGTACAGCGATCTATTCTGAACGGGGTGGTCGTTCGAAATTATGCTGTTTCCTGGACGAACAACAATGAACGGTATGAACTGCTGTTGGATTCCAACGTACTCAAAGATAGTCAAGGGGGCTGGTGGGAGCTTACATTATCTTCAAAGATGTCACCAATCTGCGGTCATTAGAGGAAATGGTGCAGCGAAGCGATCGATTGGCGATGATCGGACAAATTGCAGCGGGAACAGCCCATGAGATTCGTAATCCGCTTACCTCGATCAAAGGCTTTTTGCAAGTATTGAAGAGAACCTTCGAAACGCAAGGAATGAGCAAGGAACAAAATTATACGGATGTAATGCTGGCGGAAATTAATCGAATCAATGAGCTTGTCAATGAATTTCTGCTGCTTGGCAAGCCGAAGCATATTGCTTATGAGCAAACGGATGTATCCGAGGTCTTGAGCGAAATTCTTCCCATCATTAACAATGAGGCAGTTCTTCATAACGTTCATCTTCAATACAAGGCATCAACGCACTTACCTGAAGTGATAGCGGATCGTGAGATGCTGAAACAAGTGTTTTTAAATATTTGCAAAAATGGTATCGAAGCTATGGTGGAAGGTGGGACATTAACAATCTCAGAGAGCGTAGAGACATCCGATCATTTTGTGTGTATCGACGTACATGATACTGGACCAGGAATTCCTTCGTTTGTCATTGATAAAATTTTTGATCCGTTCTTTACGACCAAGGATGAAGGCACCGGTTTGGGACTTTCTGTCTGTCAACGAATTATTCATGATATGGGTGGTATGATTCGAGTATCCTCCAAAGGATATGGAACTACTTTTACAATCAGCATCCCTTATCCTTGATCATCTGTTTCAATCCATAGGGGGGTTATAGTATAATAGGTTCAATAATTCGATAGAAGAATTATTGGAGAGGGACATTATGGCACATATCGCTCTATACCGAACTTGGAGGTCGCAGACGTTCCGTGAGGTTGTGGGACAGAAGCAC
This genomic window from Paenibacillus hexagrammi contains:
- a CDS encoding UDP-N-acetylglucosamine 1-carboxyvinyltransferase, which gives rise to MEKLMVAGGRPLRGTIQISGAKNSAVALIPAAILAETAVTLDNLPHLSDVATYTEILTDLGASIDWNEDRMTIDPSRMRSIPMPNGKVKKLRASYYLMGALLGRFGEATIGLPGGCNFEPRPIDLHIKGFEALGAVISNENGALRIRAKELRGAKIYLDMASVGATINIMLAASRAKGSTIIENAAKEPEIIDVATLLNSMGARIKGAGTETIRIEGVSEMHGCRHSIIPDRIQAGTYMIAAAATRGDVTVDNVIPKHMEALTAKLQEMGVHIYEMDESIRVVGQPEYQSVDVKALVYPGFATDLQSPMASLLSQARGVSILTDHVYSNRFKHIPELVRMGAKMKVEGRSAIIEGSQLSSAKVKATDLRAGASLVIAGLSVLTGGVTEISGVEFIDRGYENLVFNLSSLGAEVWRETEE
- a CDS encoding radical SAM protein, producing MNLVYADAQGQVYDHPEYFALGRNAEMITEIMEDELIPLPEGATLVSLPFTRPVGIDAETGEMKLVEGEYHAVGALLPQGFTRLLLPGYIKTDKTKALPLFGYTAVVWKDEGFYVAARQSDNPYFWNPVHCDPDELEVQVKRLVDKYPENRLYEHLSNCALGYECLTASNTFLQRWEGAVPVSYSCNAGCFGCISEQPDDSGFPAPQTRMNFKPKVEEIVQIMLEHLRTPESIISFGQGCEGEPSTQAALIIEAIKQVREQTQMGYININTNAGLTDHIRGIVDAGLNLMRVSTISALDDHYNAYYKPRAYTLKSVEKSLRYASDKGVITSINYLVFPGVTDREEEIEAMIEFVRRTGLKLIQLRNLNIDPESYLNLIPKAQGELLGMKQMIEIFEEELPDVVIGSYTHTPQFYSKGKALSGIL
- the rpmE gene encoding 50S ribosomal protein L31, encoding MKEAIHPTYHVTTVTCACGNVFETGSIKQNLRVEICSNCHPFFTGKQKFIDAGGRVDKFKKKYGI
- a CDS encoding PAS domain-containing protein, with the protein product MSKPNSQHYQVSVDEVHKLLNESLRVNMLMADENERIILASGHLLTYTGYSAEELTSHFTFSQLFKVKGSLRELYTTHFEQPGDAKDWPQGVMLGKNGEKTPYQFSILRLIQDGELVYLVTFKNYIERPQLSLLQKFADRFLQDVNLGVLLISMDFKLVDISDMACRILGFEREHILNKSLDEVFVTVPSEHRLVQRSILNGVVVRNYAVSWTNNNERYELLLDSNVLKDSQGGWWELTLSSKMSPICGH
- a CDS encoding ATP-binding protein, whose protein sequence is MGAYIIFKDVTNLRSLEEMVQRSDRLAMIGQIAAGTAHEIRNPLTSIKGFLQVLKRTFETQGMSKEQNYTDVMLAEINRINELVNEFLLLGKPKHIAYEQTDVSEVLSEILPIINNEAVLHNVHLQYKASTHLPEVIADREMLKQVFLNICKNGIEAMVEGGTLTISESVETSDHFVCIDVHDTGPGIPSFVIDKIFDPFFTTKDEGTGLGLSVCQRIIHDMGGMIRVSSKGYGTTFTISIPYP